In Mytilus galloprovincialis chromosome 1, xbMytGall1.hap1.1, whole genome shotgun sequence, the following are encoded in one genomic region:
- the LOC143052462 gene encoding inositol hexakisphosphate kinase 1-like isoform X3, whose translation MDSVELEPFTHQAGGCSSMMRLDETTICKTLNSREQHFYLNMPRDLKEFTPEYKGVIEVNLQKDSNGYISCIGYPMYILDHQESQVSSFRSSPKSSNKDQDIPVLQSDERKVDSDQDRNKSEEVCTQTHNPWSGKCLERLISKMKNEENNRTTCKFILLENVVAKFKKPCVLDIKMGTRQHGDHTKEEIKQRFIKPTQGNIFAITSIMGGLYH comes from the exons ATGGATTCAGTAGAGTTAGAACCCTTTACGCACCAGGCTGGTGGTTGCAGTAGTATGATGAGGCTTGATGAAACAACTATATGTAAAACTCTCAATTCACGGGAACAACATTTTTATCTTAATATGCCACGAGATCTTAAAGAATTTACACCTGAATATAAAG GTGTTATAGAAGTGAATTTACAGAAGGATAGTAATGGCTACATTTCATGTATTGGTTACCCCATGTATATTTTGGATCACCAGGAATCCCAAGTATCTAGTTTTCGGTCATCTCCAAAATCAAGTAATAAAGACCAGGACATTCCTGTTTTACAGAGTGATGAGAGAAAGGTAGATAGTGACCAAGATAGAAA CAAAAGTGAAGAAGTTTGTACACAGACACATAATCCATGGAGTGGCAAATGCCTGGAACGACTTATCTCTAAGATGAAGAACGAAGAAAACAATAGAACAACATGCA AATTTATATTGTTGGAAAATGTGGTGGCAAAATTTAAAAAGCCATGTGTATTAGACATCAAGATGGGAACTCGACAACATGGTGACCATACAAAAGAGGAAATAAAACAAAG GTTTATCAAGCCAACACAGGGAAATATATTTGCCATAACAAGTATTATGGGAGGTCTTTATCATTAG
- the LOC143052462 gene encoding inositol hexakisphosphate kinase 1-like isoform X2: protein MDSVELEPFTHQAGGCSSMMRLDETTICKTLNSREQHFYLNMPRDLKEFTPEYKGVIEVNLQKDSNGYISCIGYPMYILDHQESQVSSFRSSPKSSNKDQDIPVLQSDERKVDSDQDRNKSEEVCTQTHNPWSGKCLERLISKMKNEENNRTTCKFILLENVVAKFKKPCVLDIKMGTRQHGDHTKEEIKQRYIQKCRTSTSSTIGIRLGGLQGLPVCSV, encoded by the exons ATGGATTCAGTAGAGTTAGAACCCTTTACGCACCAGGCTGGTGGTTGCAGTAGTATGATGAGGCTTGATGAAACAACTATATGTAAAACTCTCAATTCACGGGAACAACATTTTTATCTTAATATGCCACGAGATCTTAAAGAATTTACACCTGAATATAAAG GTGTTATAGAAGTGAATTTACAGAAGGATAGTAATGGCTACATTTCATGTATTGGTTACCCCATGTATATTTTGGATCACCAGGAATCCCAAGTATCTAGTTTTCGGTCATCTCCAAAATCAAGTAATAAAGACCAGGACATTCCTGTTTTACAGAGTGATGAGAGAAAGGTAGATAGTGACCAAGATAGAAA CAAAAGTGAAGAAGTTTGTACACAGACACATAATCCATGGAGTGGCAAATGCCTGGAACGACTTATCTCTAAGATGAAGAACGAAGAAAACAATAGAACAACATGCA AATTTATATTGTTGGAAAATGTGGTGGCAAAATTTAAAAAGCCATGTGTATTAGACATCAAGATGGGAACTCGACAACATGGTGACCATACAAAAGAGGAAATAAAACAAAGGTACATCCAAAAATGTCGGACATCAACTTCAAGCACAATTGGAATTAGGCTTGGTGGGCTACAG GGGCTACCTGTGTGTTCCGTCTGA
- the LOC143052462 gene encoding inositol hexakisphosphate kinase 1-like isoform X1 translates to MDSVELEPFTHQAGGCSSMMRLDETTICKTLNSREQHFYLNMPRDLKEFTPEYKGVIEVNLQKDSNGYISCIGYPMYILDHQESQVSSFRSSPKSSNKDQDIPVLQSDERKVDSDQDRNKSEEVCTQTHNPWSGKCLERLISKMKNEENNRTTCKFILLENVVAKFKKPCVLDIKMGTRQHGDHTKEEIKQRYIQKCRTSTSSTIGIRLGGLQVYQANTGKYICHNKYYGRSLSLEGFKEALHQYLHNGHELRTDLVDPIITQLQKCAHFLRKKDTFRFYGSSLLFIYEGGVSDKQCHMSNNCQIDIRMIDFARSTHIGIHEDKTIVHNGPDSGYLFGLGHLIDLFTEIK, encoded by the exons ATGGATTCAGTAGAGTTAGAACCCTTTACGCACCAGGCTGGTGGTTGCAGTAGTATGATGAGGCTTGATGAAACAACTATATGTAAAACTCTCAATTCACGGGAACAACATTTTTATCTTAATATGCCACGAGATCTTAAAGAATTTACACCTGAATATAAAG GTGTTATAGAAGTGAATTTACAGAAGGATAGTAATGGCTACATTTCATGTATTGGTTACCCCATGTATATTTTGGATCACCAGGAATCCCAAGTATCTAGTTTTCGGTCATCTCCAAAATCAAGTAATAAAGACCAGGACATTCCTGTTTTACAGAGTGATGAGAGAAAGGTAGATAGTGACCAAGATAGAAA CAAAAGTGAAGAAGTTTGTACACAGACACATAATCCATGGAGTGGCAAATGCCTGGAACGACTTATCTCTAAGATGAAGAACGAAGAAAACAATAGAACAACATGCA AATTTATATTGTTGGAAAATGTGGTGGCAAAATTTAAAAAGCCATGTGTATTAGACATCAAGATGGGAACTCGACAACATGGTGACCATACAAAAGAGGAAATAAAACAAAGGTACATCCAAAAATGTCGGACATCAACTTCAAGCACAATTGGAATTAGGCTTGGTGGGCTACAG GTTTATCAAGCCAACACAGGGAAATATATTTGCCATAACAAGTATTATGGGAGGTCTTTATCATTAGAGGGATTTAAAGAAGCGCTACACCAGTATCTACATAATGGTCATGAACTTCGTACAGATCTTGTAGATCCCATTATTACGCAACTCCAAAAATGTGCTCATTTTCTAAGAAAGAAAGATACATTCCGATTTTATGGAAGTTCCTTACTGTTTATTTATGAAGGTGGTGTATCTGATAAGCAATGTCATATGTCAAACAACtgtcaaatagatataagaatgATTGACTTTGCTCGCAGTACACATATAGGCATACATGAAGACAAAACTATAGTACATAACGGTCCTGATTCAGGATATCTGTTTGGACTTGGGCATCTTATTGACTTGTTTACTGAgataaaatag